One genomic region from Methanonatronarchaeum thermophilum encodes:
- a CDS encoding bifunctional phosphoglucose/phosphomannose isomerase, which yields MLSREQINRYDSEGMLKELEMYPEMCLKAYQKTDIQMDLTNIKNIVITGMGGSAIGGYMLEKLLRNKISTPIIVNRDYDLPKYVDKKTLLLTVSYSGNTKETLSSIKKALKKGCKIACITSNGKLQKIAEKNKIKTFQPPTGLQPRAAFPYLFIPLLKILENSNQTKKHDIEETIKTLKQIKKTNQPETPIEKNIAKKTAKNLKNTIPVIYGYQKMEPVAYRWKCQINENAKQFSIFNRYPELNHNEVVGWSNPITKNMTVCLIREQNEPQKTTQLINATKNTFKYAKNINEIKAPGKTPLTKMLSGVYIGDYVSIYLATLNKVNPTPVKPITKIKNKLKKMEEQKNG from the coding sequence ATGTTATCAAGAGAACAAATAAACCGGTATGACAGCGAAGGAATGTTAAAAGAACTCGAAATGTATCCAGAGATGTGCTTAAAAGCCTACCAAAAAACAGACATACAAATGGATCTCACCAACATTAAAAACATAGTTATAACCGGGATGGGTGGATCCGCAATAGGCGGATACATGCTAGAGAAACTATTAAGAAACAAGATCTCAACCCCAATCATCGTGAACAGAGACTACGACCTCCCTAAATATGTTGACAAAAAAACACTACTACTCACCGTAAGTTATTCAGGCAACACAAAAGAAACACTCAGCTCAATAAAAAAAGCCCTAAAAAAAGGATGCAAAATAGCCTGCATAACATCCAACGGCAAACTACAGAAAATCGCAGAAAAAAACAAAATAAAGACATTTCAACCTCCAACAGGGCTACAACCCCGCGCAGCATTCCCATACCTATTCATACCACTACTAAAAATCCTAGAAAACTCCAACCAAACAAAAAAACATGACATCGAAGAAACAATCAAAACACTAAAACAAATAAAAAAAACAAACCAACCAGAAACACCAATCGAAAAAAACATAGCCAAAAAAACAGCAAAAAACCTAAAAAACACAATCCCAGTGATATATGGATACCAAAAAATGGAGCCGGTTGCATACCGATGGAAATGCCAAATCAACGAAAACGCAAAACAATTCTCAATATTCAATAGATACCCAGAACTCAACCACAACGAGGTTGTCGGATGGAGCAATCCAATAACAAAAAACATGACCGTATGCCTAATAAGAGAACAAAACGAACCACAAAAAACAACCCAGCTAATAAACGCAACAAAAAATACATTTAAATACGCAAAAAATATAAATGAAATTAAAGCACCAGGAAAAACACCACTAACAAAAATGCTAAGCGGAGTATACATCGGAGACTACGTAAGCATATACCTAGCAACCCTAAACAAAGTAAACCCCACACCAGTAAAACCGATAACAAAAATAAAAAACAAACTAAAAAAAATGGAGGAACAAAAAAATGGATGA
- a CDS encoding LysE family translocator, producing MIIEQLIAITGGMLLGLSLAAPPGPINAVIAEESVFNGWRSGFKSGLGALSADILFFILALFGATTIIYNSNTLQAIIMAIGGIIMVYISYGAYKGAKNLIKTYKTSGKGFYKTFTLSLTNPYQIIWWLTVGVTILQTGNINVVGLNIQTGSILLIVGFFLGILLWITTFPAIMQIGAEKSETFQKTIGYLSAIILLVFGIIFLYSSINLII from the coding sequence ATGATAATAGAACAATTAATAGCGATTACAGGAGGCATGTTGTTAGGTCTATCACTAGCAGCTCCACCAGGACCTATAAACGCAGTTATAGCAGAAGAAAGTGTTTTTAATGGATGGAGATCAGGATTTAAATCAGGGTTGGGAGCTCTATCTGCAGACATACTATTCTTCATACTAGCTCTATTCGGAGCTACAACAATCATATACAATTCAAACACCCTTCAAGCAATAATAATGGCGATTGGAGGGATAATAATGGTTTATATCTCCTATGGAGCATATAAAGGAGCCAAAAACCTCATAAAAACATATAAAACAAGTGGAAAAGGATTTTATAAAACCTTTACTCTTTCACTAACAAATCCATACCAAATAATTTGGTGGCTAACAGTAGGAGTTACAATACTACAAACAGGGAACATAAACGTAGTTGGATTAAACATCCAAACAGGAAGCATTTTATTAATAGTTGGATTCTTCTTAGGAATACTACTCTGGATAACAACCTTCCCTGCAATAATGCAAATAGGCGCCGAAAAAAGTGAAACATTTCAAAAAACAATCGGATATCTCAGCGCCATCATACTTCTAGTATTCGGAATAATCTTTTTATACAGCTCAATAAACCTAATCATCTAA
- a CDS encoding dihydroorotate dehydrogenase electron transfer subunit, producing the protein MDRPVVFEIDDIVDETPNIKTFILDGSIDCEVGQYFMVWIPGSDEIPISPSIIDPTGLTVQKVGPATEDMFGLDVGDQVGIRGPYGNTFSLKGDRVLIVSGGCGGAPLLPLARELKKMGKELTIAVGGRTKDELLFRDKFKELGDLVVATEDGSEGCSGYITEPIMDLLDDFDAVYSCGPEPMLKKIVENTPDDVFIEVSLQRYVKCGVGVCGSCCMDPDGTRLCVEGPVFNKKELLGTEFGEYRRDGSGKKIKF; encoded by the coding sequence ATGGATAGGCCAGTTGTTTTCGAAATAGATGATATTGTTGATGAGACCCCGAATATAAAAACTTTTATTTTGGATGGTAGTATTGATTGTGAGGTTGGTCAGTATTTTATGGTTTGGATTCCTGGTTCAGATGAAATTCCTATTTCTCCCTCAATTATCGATCCGACTGGTTTAACCGTTCAGAAGGTTGGCCCTGCTACTGAAGACATGTTTGGTCTTGATGTTGGTGATCAGGTTGGGATTAGAGGGCCATATGGTAATACCTTTAGTTTAAAGGGTGATCGGGTTCTGATCGTGTCTGGTGGTTGTGGTGGTGCTCCCTTGCTTCCATTGGCTAGAGAGCTTAAAAAGATGGGTAAGGAGTTGACTATCGCAGTTGGCGGTAGAACTAAAGATGAATTGTTGTTTAGAGATAAGTTTAAAGAGTTAGGCGACCTTGTTGTTGCTACAGAAGATGGTTCTGAAGGATGTAGTGGATATATAACTGAACCTATAATGGATTTGTTAGATGATTTTGACGCTGTTTATTCTTGTGGCCCAGAACCTATGCTTAAAAAAATTGTTGAAAACACCCCTGATGATGTTTTTATTGAGGTTAGTCTTCAGAGGTATGTGAAGTGTGGTGTCGGTGTCTGCGGTTCTTGTTGTATGGATCCAGATGGTACACGCCTATGTGTAGAAGGTCCAGTTTTTAATAAAAAAGAGCTTTTAGGAACAGAGTTTGGTGAGTATAGAAGAGACGGCTCTGGCAAAAAAATAAAATTCTAA
- a CDS encoding PRC-barrel domain-containing protein — protein sequence MELELTNLLNVDVYTRDGMFVGTTEDAILNIEDSKVEKLSVGNLNSYFEEQLDGANGILLPYRWVLASNDVMIVKPIPTKKKEEEEEETEEKKKDKNLFQ from the coding sequence ATGGAATTAGAACTAACTAATTTACTAAACGTTGATGTGTACACAAGAGATGGTATGTTCGTAGGAACTACTGAGGATGCAATCCTCAATATCGAAGATAGTAAGGTCGAGAAACTTTCAGTAGGGAATCTAAACTCATATTTTGAGGAACAGCTTGACGGTGCAAATGGTATACTATTGCCATACCGATGGGTACTTGCTTCAAATGATGTTATGATTGTTAAACCAATACCAACAAAAAAGAAAGAGGAAGAAGAGGAAGAAACCGAGGAAAAAAAGAAGGATAAAAATCTGTTCCAATAA
- a CDS encoding CPBP family intramembrane glutamic endopeptidase, with amino-acid sequence MNQNADKSKWLNLALNVITIILGLFFVYLSFNFLTIYLLEIEIFPNIEYSFPYMAITSAIISLLFAIFVFSFVLRPNRITDKIEEWSELDLSRYIDGVMLMLLVLTIWFIFGNSIADGILAFELRTIVGMEITELFELTMESLIINSALMFIPFVLIPILWVKFINNGNYKKYLGLHTENLTKNIILGIIFAAITLLLAFLLTQTLSIFGIEEQNLLFEEMVALGPIMALIISLSAGIAEEIFFRGYLQTRIGLVPAAILFALVHASYGVIIQIIGPLIMGLVIGYLYLKTQSVIGPIIAHTLYNLTVLLTAIYII; translated from the coding sequence ATGAACCAAAACGCAGATAAATCTAAATGGCTAAATCTTGCACTAAACGTTATCACAATAATACTAGGCCTTTTTTTCGTATACCTATCCTTCAACTTTCTAACAATATACCTACTTGAAATAGAGATATTTCCAAATATAGAATACTCCTTCCCATATATGGCAATAACATCCGCCATAATCTCTTTACTATTCGCTATATTCGTTTTCTCATTCGTACTAAGGCCAAACAGAATAACAGATAAAATAGAAGAATGGTCAGAACTTGACCTATCTAGATACATAGACGGCGTCATGCTGATGCTACTAGTACTAACAATATGGTTCATATTCGGAAACTCAATAGCAGACGGTATATTAGCATTCGAACTCAGAACAATCGTCGGAATGGAGATAACAGAGCTTTTCGAACTAACAATGGAATCACTAATAATAAACTCAGCACTAATGTTCATACCATTCGTTTTAATCCCAATATTATGGGTCAAATTCATAAACAACGGAAACTACAAAAAATACCTCGGACTACACACCGAAAACCTAACCAAAAACATAATACTTGGAATCATATTCGCAGCAATAACACTGCTCCTCGCATTCCTACTAACCCAAACACTATCAATATTCGGAATAGAAGAACAAAACCTCCTATTCGAAGAAATGGTAGCACTAGGCCCAATAATGGCATTAATAATCTCCCTATCAGCAGGAATAGCCGAAGAAATATTCTTCAGAGGCTACCTACAAACAAGAATAGGACTGGTACCAGCAGCCATACTATTCGCATTAGTACACGCAAGCTATGGAGTAATAATCCAAATCATAGGCCCATTAATAATGGGACTAGTAATAGGATACCTCTACCTAAAAACACAAAGCGTAATAGGCCCAATAATAGCACACACACTATACAACCTAACAGTCCTATTAACAGCCATCTACATCATCTAA
- a CDS encoding 23S rRNA (uridine(2552)-2'-O)-methyltransferase, with translation MIVVCIFMKDRDRYWRKAKREGYRARSAYKLKQIDERFDLIQKGDSVVDLGAAPGGWLQVAKELSVDGVVVGVDLNRIKEIDGVETVVGDIREDSTLESVHDMVGDADVVLCDASPDLSGNWSIDHSRSIELATNALDFARKILKPKGSFVVKVFQGDMYDDFYKKVDGDFGFVKGHSPDASREQSAEIYVIAKNYISVPVEKGDIAKVEVLDQGHQGDGIAKIKDFVIFVPNTTVGDFVKIEITEVTDRYAKSKKIE, from the coding sequence ATGATTGTTGTTTGTATTTTTATGAAGGATAGGGATCGTTATTGGAGGAAGGCTAAGAGAGAGGGATATAGGGCTCGAAGTGCTTATAAGCTTAAGCAGATAGATGAGCGTTTTGATTTGATTCAGAAGGGAGATAGTGTTGTTGACCTTGGAGCTGCTCCAGGTGGTTGGCTACAGGTTGCAAAGGAACTTTCTGTTGATGGTGTTGTTGTTGGCGTTGATTTAAATCGTATTAAAGAGATAGATGGTGTTGAAACGGTTGTAGGCGATATACGTGAAGATTCTACTTTAGAGTCTGTTCACGATATGGTGGGTGATGCTGACGTGGTTTTGTGCGATGCTTCACCGGATTTGTCTGGTAATTGGAGTATAGATCACAGTAGGTCGATAGAACTCGCAACTAATGCTTTAGATTTTGCTAGAAAAATATTGAAACCTAAAGGCAGTTTCGTAGTAAAAGTTTTCCAAGGAGATATGTACGATGATTTTTATAAAAAAGTTGATGGAGATTTTGGTTTTGTAAAAGGACATTCACCAGATGCTTCAAGAGAACAAAGCGCAGAGATATACGTAATTGCAAAAAATTATATTTCAGTCCCTGTAGAAAAAGGAGATATAGCTAAAGTTGAAGTTTTAGATCAAGGACATCAAGGAGATGGAATCGCCAAAATTAAGGATTTTGTCATTTTTGTCCCAAACACTACGGTCGGTGATTTCGTAAAAATAGAAATAACAGAAGTAACAGACAGATATGCTAAATCCAAAAAAATAGAATAA
- a CDS encoding winged helix-turn-helix transcriptional regulator, with the protein MLTENIEKEVKLLHRHIKVLNVAYKKGPIGMGQLSEITGIPKHKVRYSLRVLEREGYIEPSTEGAKVHNMDKFQKKYKKDLNNCINELEKIRTLI; encoded by the coding sequence ATGTTGACTGAGAACATAGAGAAAGAGGTCAAACTACTTCATAGACACATTAAAGTACTTAACGTCGCCTACAAAAAAGGTCCAATTGGCATGGGGCAATTATCGGAGATAACAGGGATCCCAAAACACAAAGTAAGATATTCACTAAGAGTCCTTGAAAGAGAAGGATATATAGAGCCATCCACAGAAGGAGCAAAAGTACACAACATGGATAAATTCCAAAAAAAATACAAAAAAGACTTAAACAACTGCATAAACGAACTCGAAAAAATAAGAACACTCATTTAA
- the aroA gene encoding 3-phosphoshikimate 1-carboxyvinyltransferase, with the protein MKVEIDGGDITPRTLVAPPSKSYTHRAITIAALARGKSIIKNPLLSEDTLATVSGCEAFGAKIEFQEDRLVVDGFNGSPKIPEDVIDLKNSGTSLRFISGVSTHLEKGYSVLTGDSSLRSRPNKPLIDAYNKLGARIKSSKLDGTAPLIINGKLTGGYVDIRGDISSQFISSILINVPLAKKDSEIDATTKIRSKPYIDITLEVMKKAGIDVEKEKRNYKVQGDEQYQPLDMTIPGDFSSAANILAIGAITDKKIEINGLPPSEQGDEKILELLEKFGAKVTRKNDKITVKPKPLKGIEIDASNIPDLLPILSVIATQAEGKTRIHNVEHARYKESDRIKAMASELKKMGADIKEHKDGLTIKQSKLKGNKLKGYDDHRIVMALSIAAIKAEGKTQIDTAESIKISYPNFFKQLKKTGLTIKKHKETKKQK; encoded by the coding sequence ATGAAAGTGGAAATTGATGGTGGGGATATAACCCCTAGGACTTTAGTTGCTCCTCCTTCTAAAAGCTATACGCACCGAGCTATTACAATAGCCGCTCTTGCTAGAGGTAAATCAATTATTAAGAATCCATTGTTATCTGAAGATACTTTAGCTACTGTAAGTGGATGTGAAGCGTTTGGAGCTAAAATTGAATTCCAGGAAGATAGGTTGGTTGTTGATGGATTTAATGGTTCTCCAAAAATCCCTGAAGACGTAATCGACCTTAAAAACTCCGGAACCTCCCTCCGATTTATATCAGGTGTTTCCACACACCTTGAAAAAGGATACTCTGTGTTAACTGGAGACAGTTCACTCAGGTCAAGGCCAAATAAACCATTAATCGATGCATACAACAAATTGGGAGCTAGAATTAAAAGCTCTAAACTAGATGGAACAGCTCCTTTAATTATCAATGGAAAACTAACTGGAGGATATGTAGATATACGAGGAGATATATCCAGCCAGTTCATTTCAAGCATACTAATAAATGTACCTTTAGCCAAAAAAGACAGCGAAATAGATGCAACAACCAAAATAAGATCCAAACCATACATCGATATAACACTTGAAGTAATGAAGAAAGCAGGTATAGATGTGGAAAAAGAAAAAAGAAACTACAAGGTTCAGGGAGATGAACAATACCAACCACTAGACATGACGATACCAGGCGATTTCTCCTCAGCAGCAAACATACTAGCTATAGGTGCAATTACAGACAAAAAAATAGAAATCAACGGACTACCACCCAGTGAACAAGGGGACGAAAAAATACTTGAACTACTCGAGAAGTTCGGAGCAAAAGTAACACGTAAAAACGATAAAATAACAGTAAAACCAAAACCACTAAAAGGAATAGAGATAGATGCCTCAAACATACCCGACCTACTACCAATACTATCAGTCATAGCCACACAAGCAGAAGGAAAAACCCGTATACATAACGTAGAGCACGCCAGATACAAAGAATCCGATAGAATAAAAGCAATGGCCAGCGAACTGAAAAAAATGGGTGCAGACATAAAAGAACACAAAGATGGCTTAACAATAAAACAATCCAAACTCAAAGGAAACAAACTAAAGGGATATGACGACCACAGAATCGTAATGGCACTATCAATAGCTGCAATAAAAGCAGAAGGAAAAACCCAAATCGATACAGCTGAATCAATAAAAATATCATATCCAAACTTCTTCAAACAACTCAAAAAAACTGGATTAACCATAAAAAAACATAAAGAAACAAAAAAACAAAAATAA
- a CDS encoding type IV pilin N-terminal domain-containing protein has translation MIIDGILRLFKSEEGVSPVVGEILMVAIVVLMAAIVAAFVFGVVSVPEATPQAYIAVDEVDLDEEGVEVKLLHESGSSLDAQDTSIIITNLNDTDMMNSTSLSDWDGVDVEWSVGERISSVVEFDEEFTDEVVDEIEIRVVHEPSGGTVSVLTS, from the coding sequence TTGATTATTGATGGTATTTTAAGGTTGTTTAAGAGTGAGGAGGGTGTTAGTCCGGTTGTTGGTGAGATATTGATGGTTGCGATTGTTGTTTTGATGGCTGCAATTGTGGCTGCTTTTGTGTTTGGTGTGGTTTCGGTTCCTGAGGCTACTCCTCAGGCTTATATTGCTGTTGATGAAGTTGATTTAGATGAAGAGGGTGTTGAGGTTAAGTTGCTGCATGAGTCTGGTAGTTCTTTAGATGCACAGGATACTTCAATCATAATTACTAATTTGAATGACACCGATATGATGAATTCAACTAGTCTGTCTGATTGGGATGGTGTTGATGTAGAGTGGTCTGTTGGTGAAAGAATTAGTAGTGTGGTTGAGTTTGATGAAGAATTTACAGATGAGGTAGTTGATGAAATTGAAATTCGTGTGGTTCATGAGCCTTCAGGTGGTACTGTAAGCGTATTAACTTCTTAA
- the purE gene encoding 5-(carboxyamino)imidazole ribonucleotide mutase: MVEIAIIMGSESDMPVAEKAFDILDQKEIEYEVEVISAHRNPEKLEKYIKQSDAKVYIAIAGLAAALPGVIASHTDKPVIGVPVNAKLDGLDALLSIVQMPKGVPVACVGIDRADNAAILAQQILKT; encoded by the coding sequence ATGGTTGAAATAGCAATTATAATGGGATCAGAATCCGATATGCCCGTGGCTGAAAAAGCTTTCGATATACTTGACCAAAAAGAAATTGAATATGAAGTTGAAGTTATATCAGCCCATAGAAACCCCGAAAAACTAGAAAAATACATCAAACAGTCAGACGCTAAAGTCTACATCGCAATAGCAGGTCTAGCCGCAGCCCTACCAGGAGTAATAGCATCCCACACAGATAAACCAGTTATAGGAGTACCAGTAAACGCAAAACTAGATGGATTAGACGCTTTATTAAGCATAGTACAAATGCCAAAAGGAGTCCCAGTCGCATGCGTCGGAATAGACCGAGCAGACAACGCAGCCATACTAGCCCAACAAATACTAAAAACCTAA
- the thrH gene encoding bifunctional phosphoserine phosphatase/homoserine phosphotransferase ThrH codes for MNIICLDLESILIPEIWEEVAEETGIEELELTTRDIKDYNELMAHRYQVLRENKIDLQYIKKVIKTIEPLEGAPEFVKWARNNAQVAILTDSFYEFINPIMEEFNKPMVFARTLKWDEQGYLDGYTPPKNIDIKLTAIKTFNKINLNTIAVGDSFNDLTMLREANKGYLYKPSKDVKQNVDDIEKKHNYQELKQAIKKQL; via the coding sequence ATGAACATAATCTGTCTAGACCTTGAAAGCATACTGATCCCAGAGATATGGGAAGAAGTCGCAGAAGAAACCGGAATAGAAGAACTAGAACTAACAACCAGAGACATAAAAGACTACAACGAACTTATGGCACATAGATATCAAGTGCTTAGAGAAAACAAAATAGACCTACAATACATAAAAAAAGTAATAAAAACTATAGAACCTCTAGAAGGAGCTCCTGAATTTGTTAAATGGGCAAGAAACAACGCACAAGTAGCAATACTAACAGACTCTTTCTACGAATTCATAAACCCAATAATGGAAGAATTCAATAAACCAATGGTATTCGCCAGAACACTAAAATGGGACGAACAAGGATACCTAGATGGATACACACCACCCAAAAACATCGATATAAAACTAACAGCCATAAAAACATTCAACAAAATAAACCTAAACACAATAGCAGTAGGAGACAGCTTCAACGACCTAACGATGCTAAGAGAAGCTAACAAAGGATACCTATACAAACCATCCAAAGACGTCAAACAAAACGTAGACGACATAGAAAAAAAACACAACTACCAAGAACTAAAACAAGCAATAAAAAAACAACTATAA
- the albA gene encoding DNA-binding protein Alba, whose amino-acid sequence MSEDNVVYVGNKEVMSYVLAVTTQFNEGSDEVVIKARGRAISTAVDTAEVVRNRFLEDVEVEDIKISTETLENKEGGESNVSSMEIYLKRGN is encoded by the coding sequence ATGTCAGAAGATAACGTCGTATATGTAGGAAACAAAGAAGTAATGAGCTACGTGCTCGCAGTAACAACCCAATTTAACGAAGGATCCGATGAAGTAGTCATCAAAGCCAGAGGTAGAGCCATTTCAACAGCCGTTGACACAGCAGAAGTTGTCAGAAACAGGTTCCTCGAAGATGTTGAGGTTGAAGATATAAAAATCTCTACAGAAACACTTGAAAACAAAGAAGGCGGAGAATCAAACGTCTCTTCAATGGAGATTTACCTAAAGAGAGGAAACTAA
- a CDS encoding DUF362 domain-containing protein, translating into MSKVYLYRKNKEKIEYESILDDIASKIKQKFNHNDKIALKLHFGEEESDTHLNPELVKSLYNRINNHVKKAVLMDCNVLYKSDRSFGESHKKTAKKNGFNFAPIIIADGEDGKDETEIDINLKHFEKARIGKKLENYNGVISIAHYTGHDATGVGGNLKNIGMGLGSKPGKLEMHNAFELEVDKETCTGCKKCNDICPENAIQVNNKAEINQQTCIGCGSCVGWCPKGAVKIPWSNSTSKDLQEKIVEYAYAALKNKKTYHINVLLNITELCDCVNKPQKPIIQDIGILASNDIVSIDQASIDLTGKKFIPENINPEHQTNYAEKIGLGEKKYELIEINH; encoded by the coding sequence ATGTCCAAAGTCTACCTTTACCGTAAAAACAAAGAAAAAATAGAGTATGAATCCATCTTAGACGACATAGCATCAAAAATCAAACAAAAATTCAACCATAACGACAAAATAGCTTTGAAACTCCATTTCGGTGAAGAAGAAAGTGATACACACCTAAACCCAGAGTTGGTTAAATCACTTTACAACAGAATAAACAATCACGTCAAGAAAGCAGTTCTAATGGACTGCAACGTACTATATAAAAGCGATCGTTCTTTCGGTGAATCACATAAAAAAACAGCTAAAAAAAATGGATTCAATTTTGCACCAATCATAATAGCAGATGGTGAAGACGGAAAAGACGAAACTGAAATCGACATAAACTTAAAACACTTCGAAAAAGCAAGAATCGGGAAAAAACTCGAAAACTACAATGGAGTAATATCAATTGCACATTATACTGGGCACGATGCAACAGGAGTCGGTGGGAACCTAAAAAACATAGGCATGGGCCTAGGTAGTAAACCAGGAAAACTAGAAATGCACAACGCATTCGAACTAGAAGTAGACAAAGAAACCTGCACAGGATGTAAAAAATGCAATGATATCTGCCCAGAAAATGCAATACAAGTAAATAATAAAGCAGAAATCAACCAACAAACCTGCATAGGCTGTGGAAGCTGCGTAGGTTGGTGCCCAAAAGGAGCAGTAAAAATCCCATGGAGCAACTCAACATCAAAAGACCTACAAGAAAAAATAGTGGAATACGCCTACGCAGCATTAAAAAACAAAAAAACCTACCACATAAACGTACTCCTTAACATAACCGAACTATGCGACTGCGTAAACAAACCACAAAAACCAATCATACAAGACATCGGAATACTAGCATCAAACGACATCGTATCAATAGACCAAGCAAGCATCGACCTAACAGGAAAAAAATTCATACCAGAAAACATAAACCCCGAACACCAAACAAACTACGCAGAAAAAATCGGATTAGGAGAAAAAAAATACGAACTAATAGAAATCAACCACTAA
- a CDS encoding F420-dependent methylenetetrahydromethanopterin dehydrogenase has translation MLVGIGKFGFIGSSFVDALFDERADREDVDVRVVGSGSKMGVDDCMSVMKCLLEFDLDCLILVSPNPSMPGPAKARELAVESGLPCIVVSDYFGVGSKGDVEDSGLGYIYVKGDPLIGARREFLDFVEMADFNSNVLKVLSLCGSFRKLQLEIDRFVGSDLDDPYLPRCVITPEKAVEDEFSNPYAESKAIAALEIANRVAEINHKVCFKINDRERYVRLASSSHEMLKKAAVLAEEAREIEKKNDSVRRTPHKKDGGCLEKKRLHEDI, from the coding sequence ATGTTGGTTGGAATTGGTAAGTTTGGTTTTATTGGTTCTTCGTTTGTTGACGCTTTGTTTGATGAACGGGCTGATCGTGAAGATGTTGATGTAAGGGTAGTTGGTTCTGGCTCTAAGATGGGTGTTGATGATTGTATGTCGGTTATGAAGTGTTTGTTGGAGTTTGATTTGGATTGTCTTATTTTGGTTTCCCCTAACCCAAGTATGCCGGGTCCTGCTAAGGCTCGTGAACTTGCTGTTGAAAGTGGTTTGCCTTGTATTGTTGTTAGTGATTACTTTGGTGTAGGTAGTAAAGGTGATGTTGAGGACAGTGGTTTAGGCTATATTTATGTTAAAGGTGATCCTTTAATCGGTGCTAGACGTGAGTTTTTGGATTTTGTAGAGATGGCTGATTTTAATTCCAATGTCTTGAAGGTTTTGTCTTTGTGTGGTTCTTTCCGTAAACTTCAGCTTGAGATTGACAGGTTTGTGGGTTCTGATTTGGACGATCCCTACCTACCTCGTTGTGTTATAACTCCTGAGAAAGCGGTTGAGGATGAGTTTTCGAATCCATATGCTGAATCTAAGGCTATTGCGGCTTTGGAAATCGCTAACAGGGTTGCTGAGATCAATCATAAGGTTTGTTTTAAGATCAATGATCGGGAAAGGTATGTTAGGTTGGCCTCTAGTTCTCATGAGATGTTGAAGAAGGCTGCTGTTCTTGCTGAAGAGGCTAGAGAGATTGAAAAGAAAAATGATTCTGTTAGGAGGACTCCACATAAAAAAGATGGTGGGTGTTTGGAGAAGAAGAGATTACATGAAGATATTTAA
- a CDS encoding acylphosphatase, whose product MSKKRVHVFVEGKVQGVFFRATTRDNAVEKGVGGWVKNLPDGRVEAVFEGDDDMVDEMIDFCWEGPERAEVTNVEVRSEQYKNEFGDFKVKY is encoded by the coding sequence ATGTCTAAGAAGAGGGTTCATGTTTTTGTTGAAGGGAAGGTTCAAGGTGTATTTTTTAGGGCAACTACGAGAGATAATGCTGTTGAAAAGGGTGTTGGTGGTTGGGTGAAAAACCTGCCTGATGGTAGGGTTGAAGCCGTTTTTGAAGGAGATGATGATATGGTGGATGAAATGATTGATTTTTGTTGGGAAGGGCCTGAAAGAGCTGAAGTAACCAATGTTGAAGTGAGGTCTGAACAATATAAAAATGAGTTCGGTGATTTTAAAGTAAAGTATTGA